The sequence GCTCCAGCAGCTCCGCGGAGGGGGCGAGGTGCGTGGACGTCCAGTCGGCGAGCGCGCGGGCAGTCTCGCACCGGATCGTGGCGGGCGGGTCGAGGGCGATGCCGGGTACCACCTCGCTGACGGTGACGGGGGTCAGAATGCCGCAAGCCGGATCGTCGGGATCCTCCGCCCGGTCGGCGAGTTCGTAGGAGGTGCCGAGCGCATCTAGGTCGGCGAGGCAGGCGGCATGCTCGCTTGGCGTCGCGGCGCGGTCGGTCGGGGTGATCGGCGGAGTATCCTTCGCCACTTCTACGGGATCGTCCGGCGCGACCGCAACATCGGCCTCCTCAGCCGCCGGGCGCGGCTCGGGTCGCATCGAGGTTTCCGGCGGCGGGCCGGGCTCCTGCGCGACGAGCGGCAGGGCGAGGATCAGGCAGATCAGAAAAACGCGGCGCATCGGACCGTCCCCCAACGTGATGCTCGAGAGACGATATGGAGCGGACGCGCGCGGCGCCTACTGATTTCCAGCGGACCGCCAGCGGTTGACGATGGGATAGCGGCGGTCGAGCCAGAAGGCGCGCGTGGTCAGCCGGGTGCCCGGCGCGGACTGGAAGCGCTTGTACTCGGCGATGTAGAGTAGGTGCTCCACCTTCGCCGCTATATCCCGGTCGTAGCCCGCGGCGACGCAATCCTCCACCGAGCGCTCGCCTTCGATCAGCATCTCGAGGATACCGTCGAGCACGTCGTAGGGCGGCAGGCTGTCCTCGTCCTTCTGATCGGGGCGGAGCTCGGCCGAGGGTGGCTTGTCTATGATGCGCTGGGGGATGACCTCGCCGGCGGGCGCGCGCATCCAGGCGGGATCGTGATTCGCGTTGCGCCAGGCGGAGGTGGCGAAGACCCGCGTCTTGTAGAGATCCTTCAGCGGGTTGTAGGCGCCCGACATGTCGCCGTAGATCGTGGCGTAGCCCACCGCGACCTCCGACTTGTTGCCGGTGGTCAGCAGCATCTCCCCGTACTTGTTGGACAGCGCCATCAGGAGGAGACCGCGCAGGCGCGACTGGATGTTCTCCTCCGCAATGCCGGGCGACGTGCCGTTGAAAAGCGGGGCGAGCGTCTGGGTCACCGCCTCACGGGGCGCATCGATCGGCACGTAGTCGTAACGGCAGCCGAGCGCCTTGGCGCATACCTCGGCATCCTCCAGCGAATGGGGCGAGGTGTATTCGGAGGGAAGCATCACGCAGCGGACGTTCTCCGGCCCCAGCGCATCGGCGGCGACGGCCGCGGTCAGGGCCGAATCGATCCCGCCGGAGAGGCCCAGCAGCGCCTTCTCGAACCCGGTCTTGGCCCAGTAGTCCCGCACGCTCTCGACCATCGCGCGGTAATCGAGGGCGGTGTCGTCGGGCAACCGCGTCTCCTCCGCCGGGACGATGCGGGCGCCGTCGGGCGTGCGCTCGACCTCCAGCGTGCGGATCGCCTCGTCGAAGCTGGGGAAGAGTGCGGCAAGTTGTCCATGCGGGTTCAGCGCGAAGGAGCAGCCATCGAAGATCTGGTCGTCCTGGCCGCCTACCATGTTGAGGTAGGCGAGCGGCAGCCCGCTCTCGACCACGCGGGCGACCATGTGATTCATCCGCCGGTCGTGCTTGGCGCGGTGGTAGGGCGAGCCGTTGGGCACGAACAGGAACTCGGCGCCCGTCTCCTCCAGCGTCTCCACCGGACCGGGGTGCCATGAATCCTCGCAGATCGGGATGCCGACACGCCAGCCGCGGAGGCTCACCGGACCCTGCGGTGCGGCGGGAACATAGACCCGCTTTTCGTCAAAGACGCTGTCATTGGGCAGCATCTGCTTCTTGATGACGGCGAGAACCTCACCGCCATCCAGCAGCCAGTAGGCATTGTAGAGATCGGTGCCTTCGAGGAACGGCGCCCCAATGCCAAGCGCGGGGCCGTCGGCAAGCTCCCGCGCCAGCGCCTGCACGCGTTCGATCGCATCGGCGACAAAGGCAGGCTTCCGCCCCAGATCGACGGTCTGGTAGCCGGTCAGGAACATCTCCGGCAGCGTCACGAGATCGGCGCCCGCCTCACGCCCGGCGGCGTGCGCGGCGCGCGCCTTGTCGAGATTGGCCGCGAAATCCCCCACCACGGGGTTAAGTTGCGCCATCGTCAGCCGGAACCGGTCCATCATGCCGTGCCTTTCTCGCAACGTGCCGCCTCAATGTGGCCGCATATCGTGGGCACATGGGACGGTGCAAGCGGATTGCCTTAGAATCGTGATCGACGAGACGTCGCGGGTCTCAATCCGGAGTTGTCACAATTGACCGATGCAAATAGTGTCGGCGAGGGATGAAGAACCGCCCGGACGCGGTATCACTTATGAGGGGAGCCGGGGACACCAACTCCGGCGCGTTGGACGGATGAAGACACGTTTTTCGTACCTGACGGTTGCTGCGATCGGGGTGAGCGCGGTGGCCTTCGGCAACATCGCCGCACATGCCCAATCCGAAGGAGCCGTGCAGACTCGCCAGTACGACACCGGCGGCGTCTACGAGGGCGAGTTCAAGGATGGCCTGCAGCATGGCCAGGGCACCTATCGCCTGCCCAACGGCTATGAGTACACGGGCACCTGGGTCGAGGGCCGGATCGAGGGTGAGGGCGTCGCCAAGTTCCCGAACGGCTCGGTCTATACCGGTCAGTTCCTGAACGGTCAGCCGCACGGCCAGGGCTCCATCGAGTTCTCCGACGGCGGCACCTACGAGGGTGAGTGGGTGGACAGCGTGATCTCCGGCACCGGGGTCGCGGTCTACGCCAACGGCGTGCGCTACGAGGGCGAGTTCCAGAACTCGGTCCACCACGGCCAGGGCACGATGATCTCGCCCAACGGCTACCGCTACGAGGGCACCTGGGTCGACGGGACCAAGGACGGCACCGGCAAGATCACCTACCCCGACGGCGCGGTCTACGAGGGCGACGTGGTGCGCGGCATCCGCGAGGGTGACGGCACGCTCGTGCTGCCCGATGGCCTGACCTACGAGGGTCAGTGGGCCGACAACCAGATCAACGGCGAAGGCAAGCTGACGCAGCCCAACGGCGACGTCTACGAAGGCACCCTTGTCGATGGCCAGCGCGAGGGGACCGGCATCGCCACCTACGCGAACGGCGACATCTACGAGGGCGAGTTCGCAGGCGATCTGCGCGACGGCCAGGGCACCTTCCAGGGCACGGATGGCTACGTCTACGAGGGCTCCTGGGTCGAGGGCCGGATCGAAGGCGTCGGCCTCGTCCGCTATCCCGATGGCTCAGTCTACGAGGGCGAGTTCCTCAACGACCTCAGCCACGGCGCGGGCAAGATCACCTACCCCGACGGATCCTCCTATGACGGTCAGTGGGTCGAGGGCGTGATCGAGGGCGAGGGCGTCGCCCGCTACGACAACGGTCTCGTCTACGAGGGCGAGTTCCGCGACGCGCGCAACCACGGCTACGGCGTCATGACCTACGATGACGGCTACCAGTACGCCGGCGAGTGGCGCGATGGTCTGCGCCACGGTGACGGCGTGGCGACCTACGCGGACGGCACGATCTACACCGGCACCTTCGTGAACGGTCAGCGAGAGGGCGAGGGCACGATCACGATGCCCGACGGCTTTGAGTATGTCGGCGGCTGGGCCGCGGGCGAGATCGACGGCGAGGGCACGGCGAAGTACCCGAACGGCGACGTCTACGAGGGCTTCTTCGTGGCCGGCCAGCGCCAGGGCCGCGGCCTGATGACCTATGCCTCCGGCGAGGTTTATGACGGCTACTGGGTCGAGGGCGAGCAGGCGACCGAGGAAGAGGCCGCCGCCGCGGGCGTCGACACGACCGACTAAACCGGCGCTCCGAAATGATCAGGGGCCGTCCTTCGGGGCGGCCCTTTTCGTTTGGGGGTCGGACCCGTGGTCAGTGCGAGCGAATCTCGATGAGGTGGGCCGATGGATGCGGCAGCGCATGCCGTATAGTGACCTCGCGCACCGCATCGCGCCTGCCGCGGCGGCGCTGCCATTGGGTGTAGGAGAGGGCCGCGACAGGCGTGAAGGTGTGGAGCCCCCGCCGCGCGGGGCGGCGGATGGTAGCGCCGGAATTGATCGGGCAGAGCTCCATCTGCTCAAGATGCGCCTGCGCCACCGACAGCGTGTCGAAGACGAGGACATCGCGCGGTCGGTCGCGATTGATGCGGGCGCCCAGCAATCGCTCCAGACTGCTCTCATCGGGCCAGAAGAAGACGCGGTCGTTCAGCATCCGCAGCCAGTCCGCCGGGGTGAGACCGTCGTCAAGGCAAGTGGCCAAGGCACTCTCGCGAAGCGGAAGCTGATCGTTCAGGATCAGCGTTCCGTGCTCCGGATGGGTCAGCGGCACCGCGGCCGGGCGGCGATAACCCGCGATCTCAGCCACCATCTCCGGCACAGCCTCGAATCGCACGAGCGCGGCGTTGGTCGACAGGAGCCCGTGCCGGGCGATGGAGGGCCAGGCGCCGGGCTCGGTCACATGGTAAAGCCGCGGATGCCTTGCGGCGAGTTCGTCAGGTGTCACGCATCATCCCCTGCAGCGTGGGATAGCCGAGCGCACCATCCGACCAGCCGAACGTGCCGGGGCCGAGCAGTTCGCCCGTCGCCTGATGAAGCGCGCCCATCGCGGCGCTGTAGAGCGACGAGCCGAGGCTCACGCGCCGCACGCCCATCTCACGCAGGTCGGCGACATCGTAATCCTGCCCGATTCCGACGAGCACGTTGATGGGCGTCGCCACCGCGTCGAGCACCTGCTGCACCGCCTCCCGCGTCATGAGGACGGGGGCGTAGAGCAGCGGCGCGCCGACCTTCTCGAAGGACTGGAGCCGCGCGATCACGCTGTCCAGATCGCCAGCTCCGGCGAAGAGCGCGTCGGCGCGGGCGCACAGGACGAAGGGATCGGAGAGCGCAGCGGCCGCCTCTACCGCGGCGGCGATCCGCTCTGCTGCAAGGGCCGCGTCGTAGAGCGGCTGGTCCGGGTCGCCGGTCGTGTCCTCGATCGAGCAACCGACGCAGCCGGCCTGATAGGCGAGCCGGACGGCCTCCCCCACGTCCTCCGGCTGGGGCCCGAAACCGTCGAGCAGGTCGGCCGTGACGGGCAGGTCCGTCGCCTCGGCAATCGCGGCCGCATTCGCAATGACTGTGTCGCGTGTCTGGGAGCCGTCGCGGCGGCCATGCGCCCAGGCGAGCCCGGCACTCGTGGTGCCGAGCGCCACGGCGCCAGCCTCTGCCAACAGCCTTGCGGAGCCCGCGTCCCATGCATTGGGCAGGACGAAGGTTCCCGCCTCGTGCAGGTCGCGGAAGATCCGCGCCTTCTCGGCTTGCGTTCTCATGGTCTGCATCTCCTGCAATTGCGTGGTGGTCGCGGCGCGCTCGGCTAGCCCTCGAAAACGAGCGTTGCATTCGTGGGATCCGGTCTCGTGCAGGGCCCGGCGGCGTTCACGCGCTTCTTTGAGGCGGGGTGCTTCGCCAGGCCGCCGACAGGACCGGCCGGCGGGCGGATCGGGCGCGGCACCAGGTTGCCGAGGCAGTTCGGGCAATGCCCCTGCAGCACCCCTTCGGCACAGCGGCGGCAGAAGGTGCATTCGTAGCTGCAAATGAAGGCATCCGCCGCTTCCGGCGGCAGGTCGGCATCGCAGCATTCGCAGTTCGGGCGCAGGTCGAGAAGGGCCATGGGTCTCTCCATTCACTGCCACGAAGCATAGAGAGAGGTTGTTTGGCGGAAATGACAATCTGGCGTAGATTTCTGCCAAAGGAGATCTGCGATGATCGTTCGGTGCTTGGTATTCGACCGCGTCAACCTGCTGGACGTTGCAGGCCCGGCGCAGGTCTTCGCCGCGGCGGAGCAGTTGGGCGCGGACGTCGAGGTGACGTTCCAGACCTGCTCGGTCCGCGGCGGCACCGTGATGTCGGATGCGGCGGTTGCGCTGTCCTCGGAGCCGATCAGCGCGATGGAGGACGCACCCGATATCGTCCTCGTCCCCGGCGGCACCGAGATTTCGCAGCATCTCGACGATGCCGAGCTCATCGGCGCCATCCGTCGGGAGGCCGCACGCGCCGGCATCGTGGCGTCCGTCTGCACCGGCAGCGTGCTGCTCGCGCGGGCGGGGCTCCTCACGCGGCGGCGGGCGGCGACCCATTGGCGCTTCACCGACCTGTTGCGCGCGCAAGATGCGGAGGTGGAGGTGAACGACGACGCGATCTTCGTTCAGGACGGCCCGGTCTGGACCTCCGCCGGGGTGTCCTCGGGCATCGACATGTTGCTGGCCCTCGTCGCGCGGTTCTGGGGGCGGCCGCTGGCACTCGATATCGCGCGGGAGCTCGTGGTGCCGATGGTGCGCGCGGGCGGGCAGCGGCAGTACAGCACGCTTCTGCATCTGCAGGCGGCCGACCGCACCGGCAGTTTCGACGAACTCAACGCCTGGATCCACGAGAACGCAAGCGGCGATTGCCGGGTCGAGCGGCTGGCCGAGCGTTGCGGCATGTCCCCCCGCAGCTTCGCCCGCCACTACGCGGCGGCCATGGGCGAGACCCCGGCCCGGATGGTCGAGCGCATCCGCGTGGCGCAGGCCCGGCAGTTGCTGGAGACGACTGCCACCGATCTCAAGACCATCGCGGCGTCCTGCGGCTTTTCCAGCGCAAATCAGCTCCGCCTGTCGTTCGAGCGCATCCACGGCGTGACGCCCACCGCGCATCGCGCGGCGTTCGGGCTGTCACCGTAGGCGCGGTAGGCGTCAGAGTACGGATCTGACGACGGTGGAGATCTGGTCCACCGTGGGCTTCGGCCCCTGCCCGGTTGCGTACATCAGGCTGATCCCGTCGATCAGGCCCGCGCAGGTCTCGACCGCGCCCTCGGACTTCTGATCTGAGATCAGCTCGAGGAAGAAGATGAGCGGCCGGCGGGCGGCCGAGGTAAGGCGCGCGGCGACCTCCGCCATATCCTCCCGCCTTGCGGAGGCGAGGGTCAGCTCCACCCGCGCCAGAAAGAGATGCCGCGAGGTGTCGGTGAAGGACACCAGCTCCTCCGCGACGAAGCGGACCGCTGCGTCCATCCCTTCCTTCGCGACGAGGTCGGAGAACGCCACCTGCAGCTCGTCACAGTCCTTTTCGAGGATGCCGGCCAGATGCTCCGATGCGGCGAGGAGCAGCGGCAGTTTCTTGGAGAAGTAGTAGGAGGTGGAGCCCTGCGGCAGCCCGGCGCGCTGGTCCACCGCACGGTGCGTGACGCCGTCGAGCCCCTGCTCGGCGAGCAGCAGGATCGTCGCGTCGAGAATCTGTGTCTTGCGGTCTTGCGCCGTCATTCGTGAAACCTCTACACTTGTAGTGTCATGCTACACGTCGGTAGCGATCACACCAGTCGAATGGGCCAGAAATGACACATCCGTTGACCCGCCTGAACCCGCCAACCCTGCCGAATGCCGCAGAGCTGGGATATTCCCAGATCACGACGGTGGAGCCGGGGCGGCTCGCCTTCATCTCCGGCCAGGTGGCCCGGCGTCCGGACGGCCAGCCGACGCCGGACAGCCTGGTCGAGCAGACGAAGATCGTGGCGGCGAATGCCAGGGCGGCGCTGGATGCGGTCGGGGCCGCACCCACGGACGTCATCATGGCGCGCATCTACATGGTCGACCTGACGCCGGAGCGACAGGAGGAGATGATTCCCCACCTCCTCGCCGTCTTCGAGGGGGCGCAGCCGAGCGTGACCGGTATCGGCGTGGCTGCGCTCGCGGCTCCCGATCTTCAGATCGAGATGGAGCTCATCGTCCGCCTGCCGGACTGAGGGATCGGCATGGAGGCGGGGATGACGGAAGCCGCGCCGTTGCGGACGCAGCAGCTCTGGATCGGCGGGCAGATCGTGGCGTCGGTCCTCTGCCAAGTCGTCCTGTTCCTGTGGCTGTCGGGGCGCTTCCCCGGACCGGTCGAGACGGAGCTTGCCGCCCGTCTCGCCTTCGGCGTGCAATGGAGCCTCGTGCCGGTTCTGGTGCTGCTGGCCATGATCCTCGCGATCGCGGGGACCCGTCCCCTGTTCGCCGATGTGATCGACGGCAACGACCGGGCGGACCGGCTCGCGGTGCATATCCGGATCCAGCGCAACACGCTGGAGCAGGGGATGCTGCTGATCGTGGGCCTGCTGGTGTTCGCGACGCTGGCCCGGCCCGGGGAGCTCGGCGCGATCCCGGCGCTGGCGGTGATGTTCGTCGTCTTCCGCCTGTGCTTCTGGATCGGCTACGCGATCCGGCCGCATTTCCGCACTTTCGGCTTCGTCGGTACTTTCTATCCGAACATCGCTCTGCTGGGCACGTGTGCTTATCGCCTGTGGCTTGGCTAGCGGACGCGTTGCAGCCCGTCGCCTAGCCCTGCCGCACCAGCGCCAGCAGGCGGTCCGTCGCGGTGCCGTCCGGGGTCAGGCCGCGGTCGACCTGGAACTGGCGGATGGCACGCTCGGTGTTGGGGCCGATGCGGCCGTCCGCGCCCTGCGTGTCGTAGCCCATTGCCGTCAGCCGCTCCTGCAGCTCGCGGCTGTCGCTGCGGCTGAGCGGCAGGCGGTCGCGAGGCCAGGTAGCGCGCACGCCAGTCCGCCCCTCGATCCGGTCGCCGAGCAGGCCGATGGCAAGCGCGTAGGAGGTGGAGTTGTTGTAGGTCTTGATGACCTCGAAGTTCTCGTAGGTAAGGAAGGCCGGGCCCCCGGCGCCCACCGGCGCCAGCAGCCGCGCGGGGCCGTGGTCCGGCAACTGCCCACCGTCGAAGGTCGTCACCCCGGCCTGGGTCCAGAACGAGGCCGGATGGGTCTGGGACCGGTCCGACAGCAGCCAGTCGAAGCTGTCGGGCAGGCGCACCTCGATCCCCCAGGGCTGGCCCGGCGTCCAGCCGTTCTCCGCCAGGTAATGGGCGGTGGAGGCGAGCGCGTCGGTCGGATCCTCCGACCAGATGTTGCGTTGCCCGTCGCCGTCGAAATCCTGCGCGAAGCGGTGATAGCTCGTCGGCATGAACTGCGTGTGGCCCATAGCTCCGGCCCAGGAGCCGACGAGGCTGCCGGCACGCACGTCGCCGTCCTGCACGATGCGCATGGCACCGATCAGCTCCCGCTCCGCCCAGTCACGGCGGCGACCGTCATGGGCGAGGGTCGCGAGGGATTGTGCAACCGGGAAGTCGCCGCGGACGGAGCCGTAGGCCGTCTCCAGCCCCCAGACCGCCGTCACGATCTGCGCGTCGGTGCCATAGCGCTCCTCGATCGCCGTCAGGGTGGGGCGGAGGCGGGAATAGGCGCTGCGCCCGTTGGCGACGCGGGTCTCGGACACGGCGCTGTCGAGATACTGCCAGACGGGCCGAACGAATTCGGGCTGCGCACCGTCAAGCTCCCGCACGCGGGAGGAGGGCGTCACACCGGTCATGACGCTGTCGAAGATCTCGGGCCGGATCCCCTCGCCCAGCGCGCGGGTGCGGAACCCCGCCTGCCATTCGGAGAAGGCGAGCGCGCGGGCCTGACGGTCAGCATGGGGTTCGCGCGGTTGCGGCGGAGCGGAGGTGGCCACCGCCCCCTCCTGCGCCCGCGCCTCGTCACCCATCGAACCGCATCCCGCAAGCGCTGCCGCCAGTACGGCGACCGCCCATCCGAAGCCCTGTGATCTCACGCGCCATTCCTCCTACGCCATTCACTCAGTTGCCCAACAGGCCGCGCAGCACGCCCTCGACGACGTTGCGGATCGCGTCCTCGGTCCGTTGCTCCACCCGCTCACGCCGGATGACGACGCGGCCGTTGTTGCCGGAATTCGCCGTCGCGACCTGAGGCGGGGTCTGCGGCGCGATGGGCACGAGGGCCGGGAGCGGGGTAACGCCCTGCCCCTGATGTACGCCGCGCATCACGCGCTTCCAGATCTCCGCCGGAAGTCCGCCGCCGGTCACGCCGGTGAGCGGAGTGTTGTCATCGTAACCCATCCAGACGCCGGTGACATAGTCGCCGGAAAAGCCGATGAACCAGGCATCGCGGGCGGCCTGCGTCGTCCCGGTCTTGCCCGCGACGGGGCGATCCTCGAGCGCGGCGCGGCGGCCGGTACCATAGGGCGAGGCGGTCACCTGCCCCATCATCCACGTCATGTAGCCCGCTGTGCGTTCGGAGACGGCGCGCACCGGCTCCGGCGTTTCGCGGTTGAGAAGCAGTTCGCCGCCGTCGCGCAACCGCACCTCCAACAGGCCGAAGGGCTCGGCGCGCAGACCGCGGTTGAGGAAGGCCGCGTAGGCGCCCGTGAGGTCGAGCAGCGTGGTCTCGCTGACGCCCAGTGCGAGCGACGGGGTGTCCTGCAGCGCGCTGTCGAGGCCGAGGGCGCGGGCAGTGGCGATCACGCGGCCACGGCCCGTTTCCTCACTCACCTGCACGGCGGTGGTGTTGATGGAACGGGCGAAGGCCTCGTGCATCGAGACCGGGCCGATATGGGTGCGCGTGTAGTTCTGCGGGGTCCACGGGCCGGAGCCGGGGATGTTCAGCGTGATCGGCCGATCAACGAGATAGTCGGTCGGGTTCATGCCCCCCTCCAGCCCCGCCGCATAGACGAAGGGTTTGAAGGCGGAGCCGGGCTGGCGCAGCGCCTGCGTCGCACGGTTGAACGTCCCTGCCCCGCCGATCGCGCGGCCGCCGACCATGGCGCGCACCGCACCGTCGCGGCTGAGTACGACAACGGCGGCCTGCGCCTGCGAGCCCTCGCGCACCAGCTCCTCGAACACGCCGGTCAGGCCCTGTTCGGCCGCCCGTTGCAACGCCGGGTCGTAGGTGGTGGCGATGCGGATGTCCTCGCTCGTCTCCGAGGTCAGGAACTCCGGCCCGTCCTCCATGATCCAGTCGGCGAAGTAGCCACCCGAGCGGCGCTGCGCCTCTGCCGACAGCACGGCCGGGCTGGTGCGGGCGTCGACGTATTCGGTGTCGGAGATGTAGCCCTGCTCATGCATCAGCCGCAGGATCACGCGGGAGCGGTTCTGCGCGCGGGACAAATCCCGGGTCGGCGCGAAGCGGCTGGGCGCGGTCAGGAGCCCGGCCAGCATCGCCGATTGCGGGATGTCGACCTCCCGCGCGCTGATGGCGAAATAGCGCTGCGCGGCAGCCTCGAACCCGTTGGCGGACGCGCCCAGATAGGCACGGTTCATGTAGATCGAGAGGATCTCTTCCTTGGTGTAGGCGAGCTCCATGGCGAAGGCGTAAGGCACTTCCTTGAGCTTGCGCATCCAGGTGCTCTCATCCTGCAGGAAGACAAGCTTCGCGACCTGCTGCGTGATGGTGGAGCCGCCATGGCCCGACAGTGCCGAGCGCCCCTCACGCAGGTTAATGCGGATGGCGCCTGCGATACCGCGGGGGCTGATGCCGTAGTGATTCCAGAACCGCTTGTCCTCGGTGGCGACGACGGCGTTGCGCAGATGCAGGCTCATGTCTGCGGCGGAGACCACGCCGCCCTGCTCGCCCCGCCAGGCGAAGACGTCGCCGTTGCGATCGAGCATCGTGACCGAGCCGCGCTCGCGCCCGTCCAACAGCTCGTCCGCCTCGGGCAGTTGCATGAGGTAGAACACGGTCGCTGCACCTACGACCGCAACCGTCACTCCACCGACCCTGATGCCCAGCCACAGCGTCGCCCGCGCCAGCCACCGCGCCATGCGGGCGGGGAAACGGCGGCGGGGGGCGCGGCGTGTACGCTTCCGCTTGTCACTCATCTGCTCGAAACCTCTTGCGGGTCTTGTCGGTTCCCAATCTACGGTCTCCGGCGGCCAATGCGAAGGGCCGCGACGCGCTCGTGATGTGAAGACTCACTTTGCGCAAAATTTGATCGGCAGGTTATCGCTGGCGCTTTTTTGTGCAGAACGGCGGTCGGGGTCTGCGGTGCTTCGAAAAATGCGTTCAACTCTCCTTGCGAAACAGGGCCATAGGCATCTGCCTCGGATGTTGGCACGAAAATTGCATATCCAGCCCAGATAACCACACGCGAAACGAGGGACCCGAATGAAACTCATCATCGCCGTCATCAAGCCCTTCAAGCTGGAGGAGGTGCGCGAGGCGCTCACCACCGTCGGCGTGCAGGGTCTCATGGTCTCGGAGGTCAAGGGATACGGCCGGCAGGCCGGCCACACGGAGATCTATCGCGGCGCCGAGTACGTCGTGAACTTCGTGCCGAAGGTGAAGCTGGAGATGGTCGTGGACGACGCCGTCGTCGAGAAGGCGGTCGAGACGCTCTCGACCACGGCCAAGACCGGCAAGATCGGCGACGGGAAGATCTTCGTGGTCGATGTCGAGCAGGCGGTGCGGGTGCGCACCGGTGAAACCGGCGTCGACGCGCTCTAACGAAAACGAAATCAGGGATAGTCTGACAATGAACAAGCTTCTCAAAGTGACGGGTGCTGGCGCGCTGACGCTGCTCGCCGCCATGCCCGCCTTGGCCCAGGATGCCGCCGCGGCCCCCGACGCTGCGGCCGATCCGAGCCCGTATATCTTCACCACGCTGCTCTTCCTGATGGGTGGCTTCCTCGTGTTCTGGATGGCCGCGGGCTTCGCAATGCTGGAGGCGGGCCTCGTCCGCTCCAAGAACGTGACGATGCAGCTCACCAAGAACATCTCGCTCTTCGGTATCGCCGCGATCATGTACTGGTTGGTTGGCTTCAACCTGATGTATCCCGGCGATGGCTGGTGGATCGCAGGCTGGATGGGTCCGTTCTTCTCCATCACCTCGTTGGAGCCGGTGGGCCTCGCCGCCGCTGATGCATCGCTCGACTATGCCTCCGTCGGGTCGGACTTCTTCTTCCAGCTGATGTTCTGCGCAACCACCGCGTCGATCGTGTCGGGCACCCTGGCCGAGCGCATCAAGCTGTGGCCGTTCCTGATCTTCGTCGTCGTGCTCACGGGCTTCATCTACCCGATCGAGGCGTCCTGGCAGTGGGGCGGTGGCTGGCTGTCCGAGTTCGGCTTCTCCGACTTCGCAGGCTCCACGCTGGTGCACGCGGCAGGCGGCTTCGCGGCATTGGCCGGTGCCATCGTGCTCGGCCCGCGGATCGGCAAGTACGGCGCGGACGGCAAGGTGAACCCGATCCTCGGCTCCAACATGCCGCTCGCCACGCTGGGTACGTTCATCCTGTGGCTCGGCTGGTTCGGCTTCAACGGCGGCTCGCAGCTTGCCATGGGCACCGTGGGTGACGTGACCGACGTGTCCCGCATCTTCGCCAACACCAACATGGCTGCAGCCGCCGGCGCAGTTGCCGCGCTGATCCTGACGCAGGTCGTCTACGGCAAGGTGGACCTCACCATGGTGCTGAACGGCGCGCTGGCGGGCCTCGTGTCCATCACGGCCGAGCCGCTGGCCCCGTCGCTCTTCGGCGCGCTGCTGACCGGTGCCGTGGGCGGCGTGATCGTGGTCTTCACCGTTCCGATGCTCGACAAGTTCAAGATCGACGACGTCGTCGGCGCGATCCCGGTCCACCTGATTGCAGGTGTCTGGGGCACGCTGGCCGTCGCCTTCTACACCGGTGGCTGGGT is a genomic window of Pontivivens ytuae containing:
- a CDS encoding ammonium transporter, coding for MNKLLKVTGAGALTLLAAMPALAQDAAAAPDAAADPSPYIFTTLLFLMGGFLVFWMAAGFAMLEAGLVRSKNVTMQLTKNISLFGIAAIMYWLVGFNLMYPGDGWWIAGWMGPFFSITSLEPVGLAAADASLDYASVGSDFFFQLMFCATTASIVSGTLAERIKLWPFLIFVVVLTGFIYPIEASWQWGGGWLSEFGFSDFAGSTLVHAAGGFAALAGAIVLGPRIGKYGADGKVNPILGSNMPLATLGTFILWLGWFGFNGGSQLAMGTVGDVTDVSRIFANTNMAAAAGAVAALILTQVVYGKVDLTMVLNGALAGLVSITAEPLAPSLFGALLTGAVGGVIVVFTVPMLDKFKIDDVVGAIPVHLIAGVWGTLAVAFYTGGWVPQIVGIVSIGAFVFIVSLVVWLILKATMGIRVGEEEEVNGLDSTELGMEAYPEFAKG
- a CDS encoding lytic murein transglycosylase; translation: MRSQGFGWAVAVLAAALAGCGSMGDEARAQEGAVATSAPPQPREPHADRQARALAFSEWQAGFRTRALGEGIRPEIFDSVMTGVTPSSRVRELDGAQPEFVRPVWQYLDSAVSETRVANGRSAYSRLRPTLTAIEERYGTDAQIVTAVWGLETAYGSVRGDFPVAQSLATLAHDGRRRDWAERELIGAMRIVQDGDVRAGSLVGSWAGAMGHTQFMPTSYHRFAQDFDGDGQRNIWSEDPTDALASTAHYLAENGWTPGQPWGIEVRLPDSFDWLLSDRSQTHPASFWTQAGVTTFDGGQLPDHGPARLLAPVGAGGPAFLTYENFEVIKTYNNSTSYALAIGLLGDRIEGRTGVRATWPRDRLPLSRSDSRELQERLTAMGYDTQGADGRIGPNTERAIRQFQVDRGLTPDGTATDRLLALVRQG
- a CDS encoding P-II family nitrogen regulator, which produces MKLIIAVIKPFKLEEVREALTTVGVQGLMVSEVKGYGRQAGHTEIYRGAEYVVNFVPKVKLEMVVDDAVVEKAVETLSTTAKTGKIGDGKIFVVDVEQAVRVRTGETGVDAL
- a CDS encoding RidA family protein yields the protein MTHPLTRLNPPTLPNAAELGYSQITTVEPGRLAFISGQVARRPDGQPTPDSLVEQTKIVAANARAALDAVGAAPTDVIMARIYMVDLTPERQEEMIPHLLAVFEGAQPSVTGIGVAALAAPDLQIEMELIVRLPD
- a CDS encoding TetR/AcrR family transcriptional regulator, whose translation is MTAQDRKTQILDATILLLAEQGLDGVTHRAVDQRAGLPQGSTSYYFSKKLPLLLAASEHLAGILEKDCDELQVAFSDLVAKEGMDAAVRFVAEELVSFTDTSRHLFLARVELTLASARREDMAEVAARLTSAARRPLIFFLELISDQKSEGAVETCAGLIDGISLMYATGQGPKPTVDQISTVVRSVL
- a CDS encoding MAPEG family protein; protein product: MTEAAPLRTQQLWIGGQIVASVLCQVVLFLWLSGRFPGPVETELAARLAFGVQWSLVPVLVLLAMILAIAGTRPLFADVIDGNDRADRLAVHIRIQRNTLEQGMLLIVGLLVFATLARPGELGAIPALAVMFVVFRLCFWIGYAIRPHFRTFGFVGTFYPNIALLGTCAYRLWLG
- a CDS encoding transglycosylase domain-containing protein translates to MSDKRKRTRRAPRRRFPARMARWLARATLWLGIRVGGVTVAVVGAATVFYLMQLPEADELLDGRERGSVTMLDRNGDVFAWRGEQGGVVSAADMSLHLRNAVVATEDKRFWNHYGISPRGIAGAIRINLREGRSALSGHGGSTITQQVAKLVFLQDESTWMRKLKEVPYAFAMELAYTKEEILSIYMNRAYLGASANGFEAAAQRYFAISAREVDIPQSAMLAGLLTAPSRFAPTRDLSRAQNRSRVILRLMHEQGYISDTEYVDARTSPAVLSAEAQRRSGGYFADWIMEDGPEFLTSETSEDIRIATTYDPALQRAAEQGLTGVFEELVREGSQAQAAVVVLSRDGAVRAMVGGRAIGGAGTFNRATQALRQPGSAFKPFVYAAGLEGGMNPTDYLVDRPITLNIPGSGPWTPQNYTRTHIGPVSMHEAFARSINTTAVQVSEETGRGRVIATARALGLDSALQDTPSLALGVSETTLLDLTGAYAAFLNRGLRAEPFGLLEVRLRDGGELLLNRETPEPVRAVSERTAGYMTWMMGQVTASPYGTGRRAALEDRPVAGKTGTTQAARDAWFIGFSGDYVTGVWMGYDDNTPLTGVTGGGLPAEIWKRVMRGVHQGQGVTPLPALVPIAPQTPPQVATANSGNNGRVVIRRERVEQRTEDAIRNVVEGVLRGLLGN